A stretch of Carya illinoinensis cultivar Pawnee chromosome 14, C.illinoinensisPawnee_v1, whole genome shotgun sequence DNA encodes these proteins:
- the LOC122293939 gene encoding uncharacterized protein LOC122293939, with the protein MDPYSNTLYMLDEDYFDHEDLMIEAMAVHRQQRATLGASSSRRPNSQSRMFIRRNPLEGHERLWKDYFAQPPIYPPNVFRRRFRMNRDLFLRIHSAVVTHDDYFIQKRDTSGRLGLSSLQKMTAAIRMLAYGVTADLMDEYVRIGESTARLSMKKFVKAIVSIFGGEYLRSPTSNDIARLLEVGQRRGFPGMLGSIDCMHWKWKNCPSAWKGRGPPCNYTINGHEYTMGYYLADGIYPSWATLVKTIPAPHGKKKKHFAACQESARKDVERAFGVLQSRFAIVRGPARYFQPEVLKDIMYACIILHNMIVEDERHLYLGADQFNYEANDDTPSEPISRDNIPEFMEFIAQHHRIRDRVTHSQLQADLIEHLWNMHGSA; encoded by the exons ATGGATCCCTATAGCAATACTCTTTATATGTTAGATGAAGATTATTTCGATCATGAGGATCTTATGATAGAAGCAATGGCCGTACATAGACAACAACGTGCAACTCTTGGAGCATCTTCTTCACGTCGTCCTAATTCTCAATCTCGTATGTTCATCCGACGCAATCCATTGGAAGGTCATGAACGCCTTTGGAAGGATTACTTTGCTCAACCGCCAATATATCCGCCAAACGTTTTTAGGAGGCGATTTCGAATGAATCGTGATCTTTTTTTGCGTATACATTCTGCAGTTGTCACTCATGATGATTATTTTATCCAAAAGAGAGACACCAGTGGGAGGCTTGGATTGTCCTCCCTTCAAAAGATGACCGCAGCAATTAGGATGCTCGCATATGGGGTAACAGCAGATCTTATGGATGAGTATGTAAGAATTGGAGAAAGTACTGCACGGTTGAGTATGAAGAAATTTGTAAAGGCGATCGTGTCAATCTTTGGGGGTGAGTACTTGAGGTCTCCAACCAGCAATGATATAGCAAGGTTACTAGAAGTTGGACAAAGGCGTGGATTTCCAGGAATGTTGGGtagcattgattgcatgcactGGAAATGGAAGAATTGTCCTAGTGCttggaaag GCCGTGGTCCTCCATGCAACTATACTATCAATGGTCACGAGTACACAATGGGATATTATCTTGCTGATGGTATATATCCTTCGTGGGCAACATTAGTAAAAACAATTCCTGCTCCacatgggaaaaagaaaaaacattttgcTGCTTGCCAGGAGTCTGCAAGGAAAGATGTCGAACGTGCGTTCGGAGTACTCCAATCTAGATTTGCAATTGTGCGTGGACCTGCAAGGTATTTCCAACCTGAAGTTCTAAAAGATATTATGTACGCATGCATTATCTTGCATAATATGATTGTTGAAGATGAACGTCATCTATATCTCGGGGCTGACCAATTCAATTATGAAGCCAATGATGATACTCCATCCGAGCCAATTTCACGCGATAATATACCTGAATTCATGGAGTTCATTGCTCAACATCATCGTATTAGAGATAGAGTCACTCATTCTCAACTCCAAGCCGACCTTATCGAGCACTTATGGAATATGCATGGCTCAGCATAA
- the LOC122293945 gene encoding uncharacterized protein LOC122293945 yields MERGNFTLEHSWNLLRHQPKWHQHMSTLITRRKPVDRQPSNEQSSEVLGDVVEEIVERPAGKKAEKESLKKRKAQEQSDAEFNTALGAMTEDRRLFMAERREWQTKADRDRGAQLDLDKRKFDAEMMGKDLSGMNAMQQAYFRKVQKKIWEESMSDEDGISE; encoded by the coding sequence ATGGAACGAGGGAACTTCACATTAGAGCATTCTTGGAATCTTTTGAGGCAccaacccaaatggcatcaacACATGAGTACGCTGATTACGAGGAGAAAGCCTGTTGATAGACAGCCTTCCAATGAGCAGTCAAGTGAAGTTCTGGGCGATGTTGTGGAGGAAATCGTTGAAAGGCCTGCTGGAAAAAAGGCTGAAAAGGAAAGCTTGAAGAAGCGGAAGGCACAAGAACAATCTGATGCTGAGTTCAACACGGCATTAGGAGCAATGACCGAGGATAGACGATTGTTCATGGCGGAGAGAAGAGAATGGCAGACGAAGGCTGATCGCGATAGAGGTGCACAACTGGATCTTGATAAAAGAAAGTTTGATGCTGAGATGATGGGCAAGGATCTTTCTGGTATGAATGCCATGCAGCAAGCCTACTTCCGTAAAGTTCAGAAAAAAATTTGGGAAGAGTCAATGAGTGATGAAGATGGTATATCCGAATGA